TTGGCTCCCGGTCTATGTAGCCGAGGCGCTTCATGGCGCTTACGAACCGGGCGGTGCAGGCCATGTAGCCCTCGGTAAGCTGGGTGCAGTAGCGGGGCGAGATGGCCAGGGTCTCCATGATGAAGTTCTCGTCCACCACCCCCACGTGGCCGGCGATGGTGCGGGCGGCCAGGTCCACCTGGGTGCGGAGAAAGTCCGTTGCCTCTTCGTGGAGCCGGAGGAAGCTTTCGACCCGCTCGGGCTCGCTGGCCAGAAACTCCCCCCTGGCCAGGATGCCGTAGCTGGGGTTCTCCGGCCAGATGAGGGAAGGGGGATAGAGCACTTTTCCCCGGGCAAACACCATGACGGCCGCGGCCAGGGCCGGGGTACCGAAGGCGGCCTGTATGTCGTCCCTGGCCAGCGCATCGACGAGGAAATCGGCCCAGGGGACGTTCTTTACCGTGACATCCTCCCGAAGTCCGTAGTGCTCCAGGGCGTCGGCCAGGATGACGTCGTGGATGGAGCCCCGTCCGGGCACCCCTATGGCCTTGCCCCTGAGCTGAACGAGCACGTCTCCCAGGTACTCCCTCTCGGGATGGCCCTCAAGGTCGGCCCGCCCCACCATGACCGTGCCCTCCTCGTGGCCTCCGGCCACGCAGAGGATGTCCGCTCCCCTGGCTATTCCCACGATGGCGGGAGGAAGGCCCACGTATCCCAGGTCGAGCTTTCCCTCTTCCATGGCCTTGACGATGGCCGGACCGGTCCCGAAGAGCTCCCACTGGGGCTCCTCGCCCAGGTGTTCGGCTAGGTCCTCCCGGGCCATGAGGAGTATCGCCGTGTGGTAGAAGGTGGAGAGATGCCCTATGCGAAGCGGCCTCGCCATGCCCTAGTACTCTATCCCCTCCCGCGCCGGAACGCCCGCCCTGGAGGGGTGCTTGATATCCTTCATCTCGGTCACCTGGTCGGCCAGGGCGATGAGCTCTTCCGGTGCGCCCCGCCCCGTAAGGACCAGTTCGAGCCCCTCGGGCTTCGCCCTCAGGAACTCTTCCGCCTCCTCCATCGTGATGAGGTCCCGGGAGAGGAGGTTGTTGAACTCGTCCAGGACGGCGAGGTCGAACCGGGGGAGCATGGCGGCAAGCTCCGCGAGGGCCTCCAGGGCCTCCCGCCGTATCTCGCCGCGGTCGGCTTCGGGGTGGAAGTGGGGGGAGAGGACCCTCTCGAACCGGATGACCTCGACGCCGATTTCTTTTAATATCTCCGTCTCTCCCCCGGGACCGCTCTTCATGAACTGGGCGAAGAGCACCCGGAGCCCCCGGCTCCGGGCGCGCACGGCCAGGCCCACGGCGCTCGTGGTCTTTCCCTTGCCGTCCCCTGTATAGACCTGGAGCAGACCCTTATGCAATAGACCCCCTGACGTGTCCGTGACGTGCCAAATCATCGCGGCAAATCTTTTCCTTAAGGATAACAGAAACGCCGGGCTGGGGAAATGCTCCCCGGCTTCTCGCCGCGGATACTTTGTGATAGACTATGCTCCATGGCACGCGAACCCGAACTCACCAGGGAGAAGCTGGAGGCCCTCTTCAGGGAAGGGGGCACCGGCGTCATGACCAGCGCAAGCGCCGAGGGCAGGGTCAACGCGGCCATCTACGCACGCCCCCACGTAACCGAGGAGGGCACCCTGGCCTGGGGCATGACGGAGGGGCGCACCCTCCGCAACGTCAAGGAGAACCCCAGCGCCCTGTTTTTGTACATGAACCCCGGCGTGGGATATGCGGGCGTCCGGGTGGCCCTCAGGAGAGAGAGGCTGGAGACCGCGGGGCCGCTTCTCGATGAGATACGCCAGAGGACGGAGGAGCTGGTGGGCCCCGAGGTGGCCCGCCGGGTGGTCTATGTGGCCTATTTCTCCGTCACCGAGGTCCG
This window of the Nitrospirota bacterium genome carries:
- a CDS encoding pyridoxamine 5'-phosphate oxidase family protein, which gives rise to MAREPELTREKLEALFREGGTGVMTSASAEGRVNAAIYARPHVTEEGTLAWGMTEGRTLRNVKENPSALFLYMNPGVGYAGVRVALRRERLETAGPLLDEIRQRTEELVGPEVARRVVYVAYFSVTEVRPLV
- a CDS encoding cob(I)yrinic acid a,c-diamide adenosyltransferase, translated to MHKGLLQVYTGDGKGKTTSAVGLAVRARSRGLRVLFAQFMKSGPGGETEILKEIGVEVIRFERVLSPHFHPEADRGEIRREALEALAELAAMLPRFDLAVLDEFNNLLSRDLITMEEAEEFLRAKPEGLELVLTGRGAPEELIALADQVTEMKDIKHPSRAGVPAREGIEY
- a CDS encoding ABC transporter substrate-binding protein, with the translated sequence MARPLRIGHLSTFYHTAILLMAREDLAEHLGEEPQWELFGTGPAIVKAMEEGKLDLGYVGLPPAIVGIARGADILCVAGGHEEGTVMVGRADLEGHPEREYLGDVLVQLRGKAIGVPGRGSIHDVILADALEHYGLREDVTVKNVPWADFLVDALARDDIQAAFGTPALAAAVMVFARGKVLYPPSLIWPENPSYGILARGEFLASEPERVESFLRLHEEATDFLRTQVDLAARTIAGHVGVVDENFIMETLAISPRYCTQLTEGYMACTARFVSAMKRLGYIDREPSLEEIFDTSLIRRIHGEGEHYSEGLITQRGEL